The sequence ATGGAGATCCCGTCTGTGATGATGAACTAGAGCTTTGGTCAATGAATGGCATAGGAGAAATTTGGTTGTGTGGATCACGAGAACAGGTTATTATTCCCCTCCGGTTGTGCAATAATAATGATTCTGCCATCACACGTTGTTTTGTGGCATCATCTACGTATAGAAGATCATCAATTCTTGCCATTAAGTTAAAGGCTAAGCTCTCCATTACTCTGGAATAGCTTTCAAGGATCGACTGTCCGACATCCTGGATGAAGAAGAAACCGAACATTTGGTCACAGGGTAGCTATTGCAAACCACAGTTAGCACCAGTATGAAGAATATGGGATCTTAATTTCAAATTCGTTACGTACTCTCAATATAAACCATGACGATCAGTTTATAATATTATAGCCTGAATAAACCGTACCTTGTTATACTGAATCTTGTTCATGTCCAAAACAGTTTGAGGAAGGCCAGGAAAGTGAAACTTCAAGTTCTTGAGAAGAGCATCCGCTCGATGTGCATAGGTTTTACTCTTTTCTGAATCATCAACAAGGCCTTTTACCGTGTTACCCCATATCAAGCCTGTCTTTGAACGATTCAGTTTTTTCTTTTTACATTTCAATCTCCAAAAGTGTATAGCCCTCTCAATCCTGTTCACTATTTCCAGAGTACTGTATTCGGATGAAAGGTCCAGGTAATCAAGAAGACAATCAGGAGAGAACTGATCGGCGGTTAATAAACGGTAGAGAATTTCTCCTAAACAAGCCTTCTCACTCTGAAAAAAAAGCAAAGATATTATGATATGTACTAGAAAAAGCCTCAAAGAACAGATGAAAGAATGAACTGGACCTGTATTGTGAATCATGAGGCAAGAACTTTCACGCATATAAAAAGCTGTTAACGGTAAGGAAACTCTACAATGGCTCATATCCAAtagaataaaagaaaaggaacGTTTATTTCATATCCTCCATTTCCTTGCCTCCTCATTTTCTTTGGAGAAACATCCGCAGATAAATGAAAAtaatacacacacaaataattctaCACGAAGAACTACCAACTTTATTTCAAAGTAAAACTTTTCTATTACATTGTTTCAACCAGCAATCACTAAGTTTAACATGTTAACCTCCGTGCCTATTTGGAAATGTACAAGGAACTTAGTTTAGCTTCTTTTCTCTAATCATTTTTTTCCTCGATGCCAAAGCAAAGAACATGACAATCATATAAATAGGAAGTTCTTCAGCTAACATGGTATTGCATTGCAACAGGATCTAAGTATAAGAAGGAATACAAGAACAAAAAACTCTAAACGTCCATAAAAGAATGATTCATTTTTCAAAATagaaattttaattatcaaataaaatttacCTTAGGCAAGCCCTCCAAGTAAGCTTGAGGCACTTCCATCTCTGAAAGTACGCTACTATTAATTCCCACAGCAGCTTTAAAAATTTGTTGTGTGCATTCCTTACAGTGTTGGAGTAGCCTTCTTGACCCCTCCGACAACCCTTTCGCTGGAACCTTTGGGAATGGCAACCACCACTTTTCTTCAAGGGCAATAGAAGGTCTCTGTGAAGATGCTGAACCTGGATATGCTTCAGCATGATCTCCATCAGCGACGACTATCCCTCGATCAACATAGTAAAATTCGTTGTCATGAAACCCATCCAAAATGTTGATCAGCATTACATCTAGCTTCTTAAGTGCTGGAAGATTCACATACAAATCCGATCGTTGTTGAGTCACCATAACCTCAAAGCTCCCACCTCCAGGAAATTCTTGAACTGATGGGATGAGCTCAACAATAGAATAACTCACATGTAAAAGCCACTCCATTTCTCGTCTCCACATCGATTTTTTCTGCGGGGATAACGGCTCCAACTTCCAGAGCTCTCCGAAAACACTAGCTGTTAATATATAGTGATAGTTATTTGACCTCATAAGCAAggatcgaaaaaaaaatatgaaaagagCCTGCGGAAAGAACACAAACCAGCAAGATTAGTTATTGCATTGGAGATTGCAAGAGCAGTGCTGACACCCTTCCCTCCACCTGACATATCCTCTCCCAGCAACAGCTTAGCAAATCTTTCCTTCATCAATTCAGCCTCTGTCATCATAATCGTCCAATCAGACAGAAAAAATGCACCATAAAATTGTAAAAGAAAAACTAATcgcaaataaataaataaatataaatgaaaaatCATTGCTCCGGTAATTCCACATATTGGCAAATGCAAGACCTCCAAGTTTGACTGATCCCTTAGTGGCTAATAATTTCACCAAAGAACAAAAAAACTACAATGCCGTAGCACCAATATTATTTTTACAGCAGAGAGTTGCAAATGCCAGCAAAATAGCAATTATTGTTTGGCCTTGCCATTTTGAGGTGGCTTGTGTAATATGCCATATATATGCAGTCCTTCCACCTTCCTCTATCAAAGAAATCATGACCCGATGCAAAATAAGGAAATTCCGTATTCCATTTGTCCATGTCATGCTTAGTTCTTCGAATTTGAACAACATTTACTCCAGAAAGGGAAAAAAACACATTAAGATAAGTTGGATAAATCCCCAGATATATTTAAGAAATCGTTAATTTGCATCATAGCTGAGCCCTGATTCACAATTACAGTAGAAAGGTCGTAGCTACTTGAATCAGAACGAGCTTCACAACATGCACAGAAACTAGATTTAATCAAAGTCTTACAATCTATATATAACCTTCATAGCAGCTCAGAAAATCAAACCGGTCCACATTCATGATtcatagaaaaaaataaaaaggaaacTCACCCGACAATTCAGGCCGCTCGATGTTACTCCTATCAGGTTTCTCCGGCGAGATGATGACGTGTCTGCCTCCAACAACGGGCAACATGATCGGAGGCGGTGGCAAACAATCCGATTTCGAAGCCAGATACAGAGGAGACGACGTCGTTGAGATGGAAGCCAACTGATTCCGTGAAGAAAACGTGCACGCGCTCGAAGTGGAACTCTCCGACTCGCTGACGTCAGCGCTCAAGCTATAACTGCCTTCGAAACGGCGAGATTGCAAATCCTCGAACTCATCCTCCGACTGCGAGCCTTCATTCTTCTCCATCGATCCCACGAGATTATCGATCGAGTACTTAAAACAGAGAGAATTTGAGCTTCGAAAATCACTGCTTCAACGTCACAATCCAAACGTTAACAAAAGCGGCATGATGGAAACTGGAAAGCAATAGTGTATGCGTTATGATTGAGAGTGAAGACTGAGGaaaaagtgagaaaataaagagagaGCTGCATCATAATTGTGTAATAAAGTTGTGGAATGTGGAGTGAGAGTATTATAGCTCATTAAAAATCGTGCTTTGTGTGTTCGGCTGCTACAATTCGATGCTCCAATAAAAGCCGGGGGTCCGGCTCGAAGGGAGGCGGAGGCCCCACCGTCACATGGTGGTGCCCGCCTCTGTTCTATGCAGCTCCGACACCTTCTTGCGCGCccgctgaaaaataaaaatattttgtttgataaatattattatgttaaattaaattatttctgATAAGATAAGTATAAACTTATATATATGTTCATCGCGCTACGGAATCAATATCATGAAAATTAAAACAATAATTGTCTGTGAAAATATACATTTTTTgtctgtgaaattttaatagtcaTCTCAGTTCataaaattttgtaataattGCATATTTAACTTTTGTCACGGTGATTTTGTTAAACACGGGTCGTTTTTGTGCCAAAATAcccatttttttataatattaaaattatgaTACGAAAATGACTTTCTATTATTGTATTAATTTTCATATCTACTCAAATATATCATCCACATCAGAATACATATTTTTTATTCACAAATATACGCTATGTATTTGagtgaattaaattaaatatactaaATATGTAAAAcactacaataaaagaatacaTTTTTCGTACTATATACCTAATCTTGTACTTATACATAATATTATCAAAAAAATAGTTGATTAGGCGTCGTAACAATGCGTGCTCAATAACTTATCGTAACAAGAGTTAAATGTGCAAATTTTACAAAAAAGTTAAGAGCTAGggtgcctattaaaatttcacatgaCATAACtctatattttcaatatttaacaAGATTAAATGTGCAACTATTACAAAAAAGTTAAGAGCTAGAGtgactattaaaatttcacaggaaaTAATtgtatattttcaatattttataagAAATTTGGTGCAATAAACtctataatatttatatgtttagaATGAATTAATGATGTTGTCTTTTAATTTAATGCAcgatatttaaataattaattctttatAAATTCAaccattaattttttattttattttttcaataagtTGGGTCTCAATTAATGTGGATCGCCTCTCATTTATtgaaaatatcaattttttgttaTGACTTATCAAATAGATAAGTCAAACCCACGCCTAAGTAATGGAACTAGTGTTATTAAAACCGGACCGGATcggccggttcgaccgggaaccggtcGTCGGTCCGATCCGGTTCTCTCTTAAGAACCAAAAAATCGGTCCAACCGGtcagaaccggtcaaaaccggTTAAGAATCGGTTGGACCGGTCAATAACCgaaaaaccggttcaaccggttcaaccggtttttcgaattttttttttttgaaaatttaattttttttatgtatatacattattatttgaaatttttacttcattaaaaaaaaattattttaatagttattagtttttttaaatttaaatttttcattatttaaataatttataactataattgatattttgaatatatttacatttttatttagctttcaaactatgacaaatatatatttttttgtctatttaaatatatttttgagtttttaaaatttaaaatatattatttattatattatattatataaacggttttccggTTGGACCGTCCGGTTAAAATGATCAGACCAGTTGGACCGTTTTTTTTAGgtagaccggttcgatcaccggttcGGTTATAAAAACACTGAATGGAGCATCGAGAAAAATTGCAAAAGATCAATAGGTAAATCCGTTTATTTTGGGTTTTGGTTTCAATCAAAATCTAGTCTTTATTATTCAATAAAttgtgggttttttttttttttttataaaaaacaaaattatcaGCAATATCTGGAACCATGTTAAATTTAAATCTCCGTTTGGAGAATTTGAAATGTATCCAGCGACTGAAATTAAAATAGAAAACTATATATAGATTTTTCTTGAACTCAAATAATTAAGATTTGTTCTACACATATATTATTGATCATAAAAAGTTTGTAGGACAATTAAAGTTTATCTCCAGAGGAAATCCGTTGGGTGAACAAAGTAAATGAGGGCAGACCATTTAAATAATTGGCTCATGAATTTTTATCCCCCTTCGCGcaaattgattttttatttttatttttactgcaACGCTATAAATTGTAGTAGTTACGTTGGTGAATTGCTATGATCAATAATGATGTGAAGATTACTGGAACACCGATATTTATATATTAGGACAATAATACATTCTATTATTTGCCTGGTACATAGGTTTATGATTCTAACTAATATAATGTGTGCCCCAAAAATAAATGAGCCTCTCTTTGTGGGGGCAAACATTGAGGttttccttttatttatttatttattattatttatttgtaaATAGGCATTATCTCTTTTATACTcgaatgatattttataaataaattatctaaTATTGGTTTTATTTACGGCTCATGACTCAATATATATCCATATTTGAGCAAGTAGACTTTTCTTTTTAAATTCGAGATATAACACATCGATGTTTCTTAGGTTTAGAGCGTGGATCGATTAGATTGCTCTAATAGTAATCAAATATGAATGAGATTCATGTAGATCGAAGAATATTTGAGAACGGGCTTAAAGATTATAATCgagaaaaaaaatcacaattttGCTGCAACTAAAGTCTGAGTATATCGAatacttgattttatatcaCATTTTTCAATAGATTAAAACCATAATTTAAAGAATTTATCCTTTATATTCTCGAATATCAAATGCGTCATTTACCCAAACTATAAGGATGTATTTGGATGAGAGGATTTGATATGGAATGAAAAATTTGACTTCTTTTAAAAATGAACTTGAAATGACACATGTATATGTTTGGTGTATTTCAATTCCATCATAATTATCATTGCATTGGTATTGATTAACAAGATCGGTATTTGAAATCAACTCAATACAAATTCATTCAATCAGATAGATTTCAAACCATCGATCGAAAcataacataagatggatcatttcaattttgagttttttaGTATCACTAAATTAAACAAGCTCCCTAGCTTTAATAAAGGTATCTTTTAGAATGAATGCTGTTAATTTTGCAAGATTGATCCGAAaataggaaaatattttgctggCTGGATTGGAGCGAGGAGAGGTCACAACAGGTGGATTTTCCAGCTACACTATAAGCAATCATTTAACCGTGCCGACGCATGAACTACAAGAAATGCTCCAATTATTATTATGTAAAAGGAAACTTAGCTTTCTAATTTATTATATCAATTAATGAGTATGCATGCTCGTACTTAATTATGATCTTTACCtaaaatcattattatttcttctatattttaaaaaattaatgataaaGAAAGGTTTTACTGTGCTAGCTccatgtattttgattatattatattatttatacatataataaaatataaatatggaAGTTCCATACATCACATGAGTGAACTGCCGAATTGCCGATGAGATTTATAACCAATTTAGTTTTATGAAAACTAAAAATCAAtagtagtaaaaataaaatgggGGTAATTAAAAGCTCTAAATATGatgaaagaaaaaattaaagaagaatTCAATTTGCAGAAACCATTTAGGTAaattgaattggaagaataattCAGAGGAAAGTTTGTGGTCACcattattaaaatttgaaattattatCAATAATTTTGTATGATCTCACCTTCATTCTCATATTATTACTCACAAAAAGTTGTACGGTGTATTATTTCGTTTTCATTATTTTGGACCCTCATATTTTATGAGAGGCATACCCCCATTTTAAAGAAAACGACGATCATGATCATTTCACCATGATATATGGGATAAAACACCCTCAATACTATGGAcaatgtgagaaaataaagcaAACTACGTGCACACACTTGATATTATTGTGTGTCTCTTGTTttgttttgtcttttttttttccaaagtcGTATGTTGTGAcggcactacaagaaaaacgggatacgacaacggatattgtCGTAGGGGTCAAAAAATCATTGTACTTTAAGGTGTTGTCGAAAGTATAACATACaacaacggtttatatccgttgtggaTTCTATAATACCACAATGGTTTTGCAACAGTTAttaaccgttgtcgtatgtatccaaagacaacggttatgCAACAgtgtaaaaccgttgtcttttattatttaagaCAACGGGTTTGCAACAGTTTATATTCGTTGTGGTTTGTGGCTTATGacaacggttttgcaacagtgtatatccgttgtcttttgtgGTATATGACAACGGTTTTGCATTAACATaaataagttgtttttaaaGTCGTTTTTGTCCAACCACATGTTAAAGTCGTTAAAAATGTATCTTTGTACgaactataaatattaataaagaaaccaatataaaataaaatatttactacatTGAATCCATGAAAATGTTATCTTCAAGTTCCAAAAGAGTTACACACATCTAATTTGGAAGATAATGCTATGTAATTGAAACTCAAAATATCCCAGCTAATATAAGATAAATGTAACAAAAGTAGTTCCAAAAGATAGTTgtatcaaaacataaatcatgTGTTCTTGATAACGATGTTCACGAGATGACTTCTACGCATTACCAAGGCGATCTGAAACACAGCTCAATCCTTGCATCAAAACCCCTTATGCATTACTCCCGAGTTACCTACAAGAAAACACATTCTCGgtccaaaattatcaacaaaaaCTTAGACCAATTTAAACATGGAATCCAATCACAACTAGCAAACTAATCTCTCGCTTGTCatgggaaaaaaataaaagaaaaaaactcaGCAACTCCAAAAGGAAGGCAGTGCACATCAagagaatttttattcaactcatttagcatttgtattgaattcataaaatataaccCACAATTGACACAAACCGTGGGCTCCGACCACCCACATGCCACAAGCTAAACTATGGATTTGGCACTTTCAAGTTCCACTCCACATCCCAATAACTCAAACCACACACCATTTCAAGTTCCACTTCACATCCCAATAAGCTAGCCTCTCAACTTTAATTCATACTAGCATGTCGTGGCACACGCTTTAATATACAAAGTTTAATACCAGTTCATCTTAAACAAAGAATGAATTCAATTACATTAATACCAAAAATGCATATATAGtacaaacaaaatcaaaatgcaCGCATATATAAAACTATGTTCAAGCCAAGAGAAAAAAACAATACACACCGACAATAATAGAAAAATAGAAATCAAACTGCTTGGATTTAGACAAATAAAAAACTTTAACATGAGAGTCATGCACAGTTAGATAAACAAAGATTTTGAACTTGCAAACTCAAAGGTTAATGATTGCCATCTTTGTTAGTTACGAAAACTTACAAGGTTCATGTACTGATCTTTGCAGGAAAAAATGGGCTTTAAGTATATTTTCTGACATATTTTATCATAAGATGTTGATATGATAAATGCAAGTGTTCATCAAGACTTGAACAAAATGTCAATATAAGGGAAC comes from Henckelia pumila isolate YLH828 chromosome 4, ASM3356847v2, whole genome shotgun sequence and encodes:
- the LOC140863795 gene encoding rop guanine nucleotide exchange factor 1-like, with the protein product MEKNEGSQSEDEFEDLQSRRFEGSYSLSADVSESESSTSSACTFSSRNQLASISTTSSPLYLASKSDCLPPPPIMLPVVGGRHVIISPEKPDRSNIERPELSEAELMKERFAKLLLGEDMSGGGKGVSTALAISNAITNLAASVFGELWKLEPLSPQKKSMWRREMEWLLHVSYSIVELIPSVQEFPGGGSFEVMVTQQRSDLYVNLPALKKLDVMLINILDGFHDNEFYYVDRGIVVADGDHAEAYPGSASSQRPSIALEEKWWLPFPKVPAKGLSEGSRRLLQHCKECTQQIFKAAVGINSSVLSEMEVPQAYLEGLPKSEKACLGEILYRLLTADQFSPDCLLDYLDLSSEYSTLEIVNRIERAIHFWRLKCKKKKLNRSKTGLIWGNTVKGLVDDSEKSKTYAHRADALLKNLKFHFPGLPQTVLDMNKIQYNKDVGQSILESYSRVMESLAFNLMARIDDLLYVDDATKQRVMAESLLLHNRRGIITCSRDPHNQISPMPFIDQSSSSSSQTGSPCRFSMLGSQRPRRSRHAGSQPSF